In Sebastes umbrosus isolate fSebUmb1 chromosome 15, fSebUmb1.pri, whole genome shotgun sequence, the genomic window ACAGAACAAGAAATAATGAGTCAGTTCTGTCACCTCACAAAGGAGGTCATGAGTCGGATGTTTCTGTGCAATTTAAAGGAATGCAGTGCTGGTTTTCAATCTTTTTACCCCATTGCATTTACTTAACATTACTGCTGACCAACctttcaaaacacaaacaactcttTAGATCAGTTTCCTTTTGTTCTTTTCAATGGAAGTCAACATGCAAAGACTTGCTCCATATTAACAGAGTTCATTTAACGAAAACGATGACGAAATATgttcgacttttttttccccatgacTAAGACGACAGGATGACGAGACGACACcgacgtcattaaacactaatggTGATGATATCAAATGTGCAATATCATTGAcgaaaaaagactaaaatgcagtttaaaaactttaccaaaatcttttttttatcacttctgtctctctctctctctgtctctctgtctctctctgtctgtatagcattttatgtgaaataacTTTGACTAAAATGGCaaaaatgttcaataaaatCTGATGACTGAACAGGACTaagattaaatttaaaaaatagctgacaaaattaagagagaaaacattttgattaaaatcGAATGACTTTTTCGGTGACtaaaacattttgagttgttgaggataaaaatgactaaaatgtgactaaaactaatcaacattttcaaatgttgatgaaaaatattgtccagaaaccctcacaggtacaaaaatatgctcaaatcataacatggcaaactgcagcccaacaggcaacaacaggacccctttgaaaatagccaagccagtttttcctcgccaaaattttgcgcaagtttggagtgttatataagctagtatgacatggttggtaccaatgtattccttacgttttctagtttcatatgatgccagtatcttcactctaactttaaaactacaacccgctacagcccgctacaacctaaaaattgcaagttgcgttaaagaaagtagtggagttaaaacgaatttgccctaatgacagccctaatgaaaacaataattgGTTGCAGCCAATTTGTTTAACAATCTTGCAACTCATGGTCTGAGGTGGAAAATGGTATAACTGTGTATCAAAGTACTTTTTTGATAGTAATCGAAATGTGTCCAAAAACAGTTTCTTCTTTCAGGTAGTTCCTGttttaaatcaataatttgcCGATTTTAGAGATTTTCAAACGATACCCAGCGCTGGGAAATGGTCAGTGGTGATGTAAAGAGAATGCAACTTGTAGTTaactggttaaaaaaaatatataaaaagtacCTATATGGTCCTTTAAATCACTCCATAATCACTCTTCTCAGCAGTATCCTCACTTTCACATTGAACAGTGAGTGTTGTTTGCCAGGAGCTACAATGAAGAGAGAGTATAACAGAAATATCAGGTCAGTATTTTTCATCTTGCAGTACAAAGGGCAGAGATCatcttttataaatgttttacattGAAATCCAAGAGTGGTCTGGTCCAGATTCTTCATAAGGAAACTGGTTTGCATTCATACAAAGACAAAGCGAGGAACAAGAATCTCCATCTGCCATGAATAGTTgaaacttgattaaaaaaaatgtttttaaaaagaagatGCTGTTCATTTATGATCTCCTCAATGGTCCTTTAGGAATGTTTTCACTGGGTGCTACTACGAGGACGCTGTAGAAAATAAACACCACGGCTCATTTTATAAAAAGGATTTTTTGTATGAGGATGCACTTGTAACCTTGAAAAtaaatttgtttattcatttcgTGGTTCTCCGTTCCCGTCCTCTAGACGTGCTTTCTGTGATTcagccagagagagacagaggggggaaCAGAGacgctgtgacatcactgatgatgGACTCACAGCGCCACCCGGTGGGCCACGCCAGAATGACAATGTAATAATGTCAAACGCTATTATGTTTACCTTACTGCTATTAATTAACAATGTGGATGACAGTGTAAATAAAGGCTACTGTGGAATATTCCTCGGAGTAGAGTGATTCTTATTTCTGTGGATTTTGAAGTTGTGagtgaaaaacagaataaagaGTTCCACCTTACAGAGTCAGACCATTACAACCAGTCATACTCACTTGAGTGTACAAACGTGGAATCCTTGAAGGTCTCCAGAAGTTCTTGGGGTGATTTTGGGAGTCCTTGAGATGTGCTCTTGTCCACGACAAGGTTCCAGGATACATTGAAGCAGTCAAAAAGGGCTGAAGGGGATTCGATTCAGGGGCCCTTGAGGGATTTCTAAGAGTCCAGGGGGCTTAATGGGATCCAGAGGCCCTTGACGAAGTTCTAGGTTGCCCGAAATGTGTTCGGAAATTGTTAGACTTGTTTCAGGATTCCTGAAACGGACGGCAATCCCTTCCTGAAAGTTTCAGGAGTCCTGGATTGGGTTTCAGGGGTCTTCAGGGTGTTTCAAAAGTCATTACAGGGAACTTTTGAAGTCTCTGATAGTGTTGCAAGAGTCCCTGGCTCCTTGACAAAACATCTTGCAAGTGGGTGGGTTCATGACTTCTTGAAGGGTTCTAGGGGCCTTATGGGTGTCCCAAAGGGTGTCTGAAGAAATATCGGGAGACCAGTAGTTTGTGATGTGCAACAAATTGGACTTGAGAAAGTTGTAAGGTGCCCTGGGGATGTTCCAAGTCTTTGAGGAGATTTCAGGAGTTCCAGTGGGATGTTCCAAAGGTCCTTAGGGGGAAATCCCAATGTCTCTGCGGGTGTTACAGGAGTGCCTGATTCCTTGACAAAATGTCTTGCGAGAGGGTGGGTTCATGAGTTCTTGAAGGATTCAAAGGTGCCCTGGGGGTGTTCCAAGTCTTCGAGGGGATTTCAGGAATTCCCAGTGCCCAATATCTCTGAGGATGTCACAGGAATTCTTGAATGAGTCACAGGTGTTCATTGGCTCAGGAATGGTTCCTTATGGTTTAAGAAACCAGTAGTTCTTGATGGGGATCCCGAGATGCCTGAGAAAGTTGTAGGAGTGAGTCGTTTCCATTCCAGGACTCTAAAAGATTTTCCAAGAATCTTTGGGGGTCTTTCAGGAGTCCCTTGGGACATTCCAGAGTTCCTCAAGATGTTCCAGAGGTCCTTTCCAAAGTCTATGAAGGTTTTACAGGGATCCTTGAAGGGGCAGCAAAGGTCTTTGAGGGTGCTCCATAACTCCAGAAAATCTTGGGTGGGTTCAAGAGTTCTTGAGGGATCCTTATGAGTGTCCCAAAGATATTTGAAGAAGCTTCAGGAGTCTAAAAGTTATTTATGGGGATCCTTGGGTTCTTAAGAAACATCTAGAGTGCCTAGAAGGTGTTTCAGGAGTCCTTAAGGGTAAGGGGGGTCTTTCAAGGCACTAACCTGAGTGCAATACCCTCAAGATTGAAGTGTTGGGGGATGTAACAGGAGTTCTTGAATGTTGAATGAGTTACAAAATCTGTAGCGTTCCAGAAGTCCTTGTTGGGTTCAGAAGTTCTTGAGGGTGTCCCAGGGAAGTTGGAAAGACACCAGTAGATCCAGAGGTCCTTTACGAAGTTATTAACTCAAACAAACTGAACTAAGGAAGTATTTTCCTCCATAACCAGTCGGTTACAACAGACAGCGTATTTTATATTCTGCTGTCATTGTCAGCAGATTAAGTATAAAGCCCTGCTGGTTAATGGgagttttattgttttcattccaattttcattttgtcaaatgaaTCAAAGGATataaattagttttttattcCTCCCGAGATAAACAGCATCATTTGTCTGCTGAAATACCGCAGTGCTGTTCTGAAGTGATATAAAAGGTCGGAGTTTGTTGCTGTTATTTCTAATTATCTAATCCTTTATTTATGTAGGGGGACTTAACGATTCATGACTATTtgagattgtttgtttttcaataaaaggGATGTGTCCTATCTGTGatgcaataaaaaatgtttgtttcttaACAAAATGTGAGGTAAAGTGATTCCAGTATGTTTTATGTGTTAGGCATATTTTGATGGTTATTTTGGCCAGGATACAGGATAGGTGAAATTAAATTTTCACATTGTTCCATGCCTAGTCCCGGGAGATTTTGATCCTTCACAGATTTTTGAGAATTTCAGGAATCCCCGAGGGGGTTCCTGGGTATCCCTGAGGAGGCTCAAGAGCCCTTGAGATGGTTACATGAGTCACTGATGGGGTTTCACAAGTTTTAGAAGTGATTGCAGGAGTCCTTGAAGGTGTTCCACGAATCTTTCTGACCGTCTCACAGTCATTGATGGTGTCCCAAAAGTTGGAGGACTTATGGGCTGCTGTCCAGGTATCCTTCAGGATATTCCAGAAGTCCTTGGTGTGTCCCTGGTAGTTTTTGGTGAATGCAGCAAGGGTCCCTGAAAATGTTCCAGGGGTCCTTCAAGGAATTCAAGAGTCCTGAAGGGGCTTCAAAGTGTGCATGAGGGGAAATCCAGAATAGTTTAGGGGTGTAAAGACTTCAAAGGGGTTCCTGAAGTCATTGTTTGGTTCAAGGGGCTTTGAATGAAGTCCTTAAGGAAGTTCCAGGTATAGTGCAAATCCGCACGACATAGCAGGATATTTGGTAAGGGCTTTTTACATAATGTACATGGGGGGGTAGAATGCACttactgaaacaattaatcaaatagttctcaactattaaatcaatcaCCAACTAATTTGagaatcaattaatcggtttgagtaatttaaaaaagagtCTTGGGCTTTgaaaaacactgatcgacatttttcacaattttctgacattttctacaccaaacaactaatcaattaatttagtAAATAATCGACAGTAGTACATATAGTAAATTATATATGTAcaggttttttattttctatttttgtcaCTCAAAGTAAATTCATACggacaaaatattttcaattaTCAACTTTAATTCTGTGACTTTTTctctgcagagctgcagtgTTTTATATAATCTGAATTATTGAATAATTAagctattaaaataaattaaattgctGAATATGAACTTCCCCATCCCTTTGTGGGCTTACCAAGAAGCTGTTTTAAATAAAGCGTTATGCTGCCATCTGCTGGTGTCAGATAAGCAGCTCAAGTAGTCGTTGACTACACCGATTCAGACTTcacatctttcttttttaataaattgtGAAATTCAGTGTCCCCAGAATAGAAATTGTATATGATATTGTAATTTTTCCAATCTTGTTTGGCCTTGTTGTGTTCAGATTTAGAAGCACAATCTTTTTACAAATGCATAtataattacattctgatttTATGTGAAAAAGGGTGAAAGTGTTTGGATGACTTTTTGACAAGTTATGCAATTGCAATTTATATTTGTCTAATTTGATTCCAGGTCAAACAGGGAGAAACACACGATCGTAGTGATAGAtgataaatacaacaaaatgtgAAGATAAACAGCCACGTAATCCCTCTCAAGACTCACCTGAAGGAAACTTTTTAAGAGAATTCAAGGATAAATAGATGTTTACAAGATTAATTAAAATGGCCTTCTCATAGACCACTTCTCCGCAAATGTCAGCagattaaaacatatttaacagAGACAATTTTAGTGTTTGTAAAGTGATGATCACATATTTCAtgctgcagaaataaatgaggtGACAGCCAAACTGTCAGCCACGGTTTATGTCATCAAAAGAGGCATTATAGACTTAAGTTTTCTGAAGTCTTGTGTCAGGGAAAATTAAACTGACTAAAATGTGTGACTGCATGAGAACCTgtcataataaaaaatgaatgaataaattaataaataaataaaatatatgactcgataaataaataagccatTAAATGTATCaccaataatattaaaaataaatgtaggcattaattaaaatataaaatttgacAAATCTATCCAATATTTGtcttaatttgcttctttatttatttaactatccatctactcttctatttacatttcccaataaaataataaaaaataaataaataaattaaaaaattaataaaatagacaaataaataaataaaagggaaaattaaatagaagcgtagataagggaattaatacaaaggcaaataaataaagaagcaaattaaaacagaaatatcaatttattaatggctacatttatttttagaacatttaatggcaaatgtgtttatttattaatttatttattcctaatttttttttattgtagcaGGTTCCACCCTTCACACATAAGATTCATGATGCATGACaatgttaaattttttttgtaaaatgtcagaTTCTGATAAACTAAAACACAATCATTTGAATCAATGGGAGGAACGTGAAAATTAGTTTTCAATCATGTGGttttattacttcagtaaaagtcgTACAGTCTTGTTAAAGCAtcactgacttcctgttgactgGCAGCCATGTTTATTTGAGTTGACGAGTCCCTGAACTGGGATCAAAATGTTCCTGGCATCCCAAATACAAACCAGGCTTTCATGTCTCCATGTAGTTCCGACTTAATCAAAAACAGGACTGAATgctggataattttttttcgcCTCGCTACCattaagataaaaataaaatagacttCCATCATGAACAAGTCAAATATCAGAAAGTCTAAACTGACAGCAAACATCACCTGTGACTGTGAGATATGTTTGATGAACGTGTAAAATCACTGTTTCCTCCAGTGTATAAATGTCTgttagaaatatataaaaatataataaatgtctCCTCTTCTTTGTCTTGATCCGTGTTCACACCAACGTGGATAAATATGAAAAGTCCCGTCCATTTATCGATCCACAATGAAATGTTGACGCAagaaaaaatgccataaaatcCTGATATTCGTCCTCTTGTTCCATAGCAGCAGAACAAAATGATGTTTGACCGTGTTGGTCGGTTCCTTCTCCTCCGACTCTGATCGAGTTTCAATAAACTAGTTTTAGTTTGTCCGCTTTgacaaactaaaaataaaacctgaaaaccttttaaaacctgaacacggACTGTGGTCAAATAATTTGTTCTGGGTTTTACTTTgcaatgtttataataataataataatgatggacCCGCGCTCTAATTAAAAACGTTTTAAGACCGACCTCGGTCCATCCTGCTCGCTCACACATCATTTAAGTCCCGCAGCCTCAGCTCTGCTGCGTTTTCTGTCCCATGTGTGTGCGAATGTGTCGTTTGTAATTCGAGTTGTCGCTGAATCTGCGGCCGCACTCGTCACAGCAGTACGGCTTTTCACCCGTGTGAATCCTCAAGTGTTTCTGATAACCGTCAAACCGCGTGAGCTTCTTCCCGCAAATGTCACACGTGTACGACTTGTCGACTTTGGTCTCGATTTTGCGGTGCACCTGCACGTGTTTGGCCCAGTGGCATCGCTGAGCGAACGCGCGGCCGCAGATGGTGCAAATGTACGAGTCCACCACCTCGGAAAGCGGCGCGTCCAGGTCGACACAGTCGAGCTGGCCGTTACCTGAAACTAGATCTGAAGCTTCGGGGGCGTCCTCGTCGAGGTCCGGGCAGGTCTGCTGGACCGAGGTGCCCGGCTGGGGGTCCAACTCCGAGTCTTCCAGGTCCTCGAGCTTTGAGagcgaggaggtcatgtggTCGTCGTCCTGCTCGTTTCTCACGCCACCGCTCTGGAACAACACGAACTTGACGTCGTTCTGCTCCGACGTCTGAGATGCCTCCTCATGCTGAGCCGGCCacagcacctcctcctcctcttcctcctcctcctcctcctcctctttgatGGGAGGAGGCTCTATCTCGCTCAGACTGGAGCTCCACTCCTGATGCTCACAGAAAGCTGCCAAACACAACGAAGAAGAGTCAGGACACGTTTAAAAACTGAAGCTGGTCGTACTTTTACTACGAAAAGATTCAAAAGTTGTAAATAGAAATgagatctgtgtgtttgttttctttttgcaatATTATTGTTTACCCAATATCAGCAATATTGTATCTTGAGTCTCAAagaccctgttcagacctggcattaacatgtgtcCATCAcaagtgatcggatcacaagtggacagctttcagtacgtctgttcacacctggcgttagaatgcgtctccagtaaccacttgtgatccgatcacactTCTCTGTTctatatacaaataaacacgtagtaaacacaagGCTactacagcagacgttgtgacgtaatattacaggaatgtccgaagtaatatcctacatattcgtgaatatatgtatatataggtacattttattaaaatcaaaatataaGGTTTTAACGCCGGCGGTCCCCAGGAACCTCCGTGTAGACATGCAccgattaaaataataaatcgtacaccagtaacttcaaaatttttatttatgcatgtacggctgatttgttatgaatattCAAAGTTTTGAACTTTAGGCGTTTgctgtagcgccaccatcaaTGACCAATGAACCCAAACATACATCAAAAACTACCCATGAAGTGGTGAGAAGAAAAAATTGGACCGTTCTCAAGTGGTTATGAATCCTGATCTGAATCCTGATCTGAATCCCATTTAACATCCGTGGTGACGGCATCAAACCTGAGAGAACTGGGCAGTAAAACTACCAGTGGAGAAGTGGAGAAACAGAATGATTTACAGAATGATCGCAGTTATTGTGCTATAAAATATTAAGGGAATCAATATCTTTGGCCATGTTAAGTTGTAAATCAAAAGCAAATTCTCAGTTATATTCAAtgtgaaataaagaaagatgGACACCATGTACTTTTGTCAGTCAAATGTGgttgtttctttttaaaaggtGGGAGGATACCACTATTCTCAGGAACGGTGTAGTTATTTTAGGACGTCCCTTTGGACTCTGGGGACTTATGATGGTTGTAAATGTTTAACGTTACCGGCAGACAGGTTGGGGGTGGACATACACTAAAACAACCACTTTCTTCCATTAtgaatatatatcatttttatttttttttaccaagttactggtgtacgatttattattttaataatacatttaaattcgattcatttttaagattttttcccaagttgttggtgtatgatctattattttaataatatatttaaattccattaatttatttattttgaagactttttaccaagttgctggtgtactatttattattttaataataaataacaattctgttaattttgaagtttttttaaCCAGTTACTGGTGtacaatgtattattttaataataaataaaaaatgtgttaattctgaagatttttttactaAGTTGCTAGGGTAcgatgtattattttaataataaatacaaa contains:
- the LOC119503813 gene encoding zinc finger protein 771-like codes for the protein MSKIELLRLLINQRLTAAAEEIFGVFGRTIAEYEEEICRSKLEIDRQRRLLELRRKPQVSLRVSRSAFCEHQEWSSSLSEIEPPPIKEEEEEEEEEEEEVLWPAQHEEASQTSEQNDVKFVLFQSGGVRNEQDDDHMTSSLSKLEDLEDSELDPQPGTSVQQTCPDLDEDAPEASDLVSGNGQLDCVDLDAPLSEVVDSYICTICGRAFAQRCHWAKHVQVHRKIETKVDKSYTCDICGKKLTRFDGYQKHLRIHTGEKPYCCDECGRRFSDNSNYKRHIRTHMGQKTQQS